A stretch of Ligilactobacillus faecis DNA encodes these proteins:
- a CDS encoding YigZ family protein, whose protein sequence is MRPYLTLKENGTAELIIKKSQFICTLARTETEAEAKAFIAEIKAKHRKATHNCFAYMIGLNDEIQRESDNGEPSGTAGVPILEVLKNLELHNVCAVVTRYFGGIKLGAGGLIRAYSNATSHAIETVGIVKKVVQTELALTVSYSAFGKLQNYLENKQINLLDTHFATEVTALVAIDTPQVKEFSDQVIDLMNGQVTIKEGQEKYVEVPYELYQN, encoded by the coding sequence ATGCGCCCTTATTTAACTTTAAAAGAGAATGGGACAGCTGAGTTGATCATCAAAAAATCACAATTCATCTGTACTTTAGCCCGAACTGAAACAGAAGCTGAAGCCAAAGCCTTTATCGCTGAGATCAAGGCCAAACACCGCAAGGCAACACATAATTGCTTTGCTTATATGATCGGCCTAAATGATGAGATCCAACGAGAAAGCGACAATGGAGAACCTTCAGGGACAGCCGGTGTCCCGATCCTCGAAGTCTTGAAAAATTTGGAATTGCATAACGTCTGTGCAGTCGTGACACGTTACTTTGGTGGGATCAAATTAGGAGCAGGAGGCTTGATCAGAGCTTATAGCAATGCCACTTCTCACGCGATCGAAACTGTTGGGATCGTCAAAAAAGTCGTTCAAACTGAACTTGCATTAACTGTCAGTTATTCTGCTTTTGGAAAATTACAAAACTACTTAGAAAACAAACAGATCAACTTATTAGATACACACTTTGCCACCGAGGTGACTGCTCTTGTTGCGATCGATACTCCTCAAGTCAAAGAATTCAGCGACCAAGTGATCGATCTGATGAACGGGCAAGTAACGATCAAAGAAGGTCAAGAAAAATACGTTGAAGTCCCCTATGAACTTTACCAAAACTAG
- a CDS encoding HAD family hydrolase has translation MDLELVIFDMDGVIFDSEKVYYHANKLAAEKLKMDYSLEYYKQFIGAGTEPMKEQMIKDYGNDRTLIEDFLKLSGQYVHPLVERGELLVKPGFIALTDYLRAKEIPYVVASSNYRSEIEFFLDHTPVDKNGFKEIISAEDVHETKPAPEIFLTAFKKGGAKDKNKALVIEDSANGILAANRANLPVIMVPDVIEPTPTQEKQTLAILDDLNAVRSFITTH, from the coding sequence ATGGATCTAGAACTTGTGATCTTTGATATGGATGGTGTGATCTTTGACTCAGAAAAAGTTTATTACCATGCAAATAAACTAGCAGCTGAAAAATTAAAGATGGACTACTCACTTGAGTACTATAAACAATTTATCGGCGCTGGCACAGAACCAATGAAAGAACAAATGATCAAAGACTATGGTAACGATCGGACTTTGATCGAAGATTTCTTGAAGCTAAGTGGTCAATACGTCCATCCTTTAGTAGAACGTGGTGAACTCCTTGTTAAACCTGGTTTTATTGCTTTGACTGACTATTTAAGAGCTAAAGAGATCCCTTATGTAGTTGCTTCAAGTAATTATCGCAGTGAGATCGAATTTTTCTTAGATCATACTCCAGTTGATAAAAACGGTTTTAAGGAAATAATTTCAGCTGAAGATGTCCATGAAACTAAACCAGCGCCTGAGATCTTTTTGACCGCTTTCAAAAAAGGTGGCGCAAAAGACAAAAATAAAGCCCTAGTCATCGAAGATTCAGCTAACGGGATCTTAGCTGCTAACCGCGCCAACCTTCCAGTCATCATGGTCCCAGATGTTATCGAACCGACTCCAACACAAGAAAAGCAAACTTTAGCGATCCTAGATGACCTAAATGCCGTTAGATCCTTTATCACTACTCATTAA
- the pdhA gene encoding pyruvate dehydrogenase (acetyl-transferring) E1 component subunit alpha codes for MTLKIDFEALKTLSPAEIKPIQVLDEQGKVVAPELFPDLSDERLVELFKKMLWSRILDERSTKLNRQGRLGFFAPTAGEEASQIASEFAMQKEDFLLPAYRDVPQLVMHGLPLEKAFLWSRGHVLGNQYPDDLVALPPQIIIGAQYVQAAGVALGLKKKGSPNVAYTYTGDGGTSQGDFYEGINFAGAFQVPAIFVVQNNGYAISVPRTVQTAAKTLAQKGIAAGIPGLQVDGMDALAVYTVMSEARKYSAAGNGPVLIETLTYRFGPHTLSGDDPHRYRTANEENEWLQKDPLIRFRTYLDAKGLWSKEQEEDFTAQVNEEITEAMKKAEQAPKQKISEYLKNVFVETPQALEEQIAKFVAKEEE; via the coding sequence ATGACATTAAAGATTGATTTTGAAGCACTGAAGACGCTTTCTCCTGCTGAGATCAAACCGATCCAAGTTTTAGACGAGCAGGGAAAGGTCGTGGCGCCAGAACTTTTTCCTGACTTAAGTGATGAACGATTAGTTGAACTTTTTAAGAAAATGTTATGGTCGCGGATCTTAGATGAACGCTCGACAAAATTGAATCGGCAAGGGCGTCTGGGCTTTTTTGCACCAACAGCAGGAGAAGAAGCTTCACAGATCGCATCTGAGTTTGCAATGCAAAAAGAAGATTTCCTCTTACCGGCTTACCGGGATGTGCCACAATTAGTCATGCATGGTCTTCCTTTGGAAAAGGCTTTCTTGTGGTCGCGAGGGCATGTTTTGGGGAATCAATATCCTGATGATCTGGTAGCGCTACCACCACAGATCATCATCGGTGCGCAGTATGTCCAAGCTGCTGGTGTTGCATTAGGACTAAAGAAAAAAGGAAGTCCTAATGTTGCTTATACCTATACAGGTGATGGTGGAACTTCTCAAGGTGATTTTTATGAAGGGATCAACTTTGCAGGAGCTTTCCAAGTTCCAGCGATCTTTGTCGTGCAAAATAATGGCTATGCGATCTCAGTACCACGTACGGTCCAAACAGCTGCTAAAACGCTAGCTCAAAAAGGGATCGCTGCTGGTATCCCAGGACTCCAAGTTGATGGAATGGATGCCTTGGCAGTCTATACTGTGATGAGTGAGGCAAGAAAATACAGTGCAGCTGGTAATGGACCTGTTTTGATCGAAACTTTGACTTATCGTTTTGGACCACATACGCTTTCAGGAGATGATCCACATCGCTATCGGACTGCCAATGAAGAAAATGAGTGGTTACAAAAAGATCCATTGATCCGCTTTAGAACATATCTAGACGCTAAAGGGTTATGGTCGAAAGAACAAGAAGAAGATTTTACCGCTCAAGTCAACGAAGAGATCACAGAAGCGATGAAAAAGGCTGAGCAAGCACCAAAACAAAAAATCAGTGAATACTTGAAAAATGTTTTTGTGGAGACCCCGCAAGCCTTAGAAGAACAGATCGCTAAGTTTGTGGCAAAGGAGGAAGAATAA
- a CDS encoding alpha-ketoacid dehydrogenase subunit beta produces MAKTTMIKAINQALEEELKRDKNVLVFGEDVGQNGGVFRATDGLQAKVGKEQVFDTPLAESGIGGLALGLALTGFRPIPEIQFFGFVFEVMDEIAAQISRTHFRLGGTRKMPVTIRAPFGGGVHTPELHSDSLEGLVAQTPGLKVVIPSDPYDAKGLLIAAIRSDDPIVFLEHMKLYRSFKQEVPAEAYTVPLDKAAVKREGHDVTLITYGYMVHESLRAADELAKEGIEAEVVDLRTISPLDEETILASVKRTHRVVLVQEAQRQAGVNGQVAALIAEKGILELEAPIGRVDAPDTPYPFSEAEESWLPNKNDIVTKVKEIVNF; encoded by the coding sequence ATGGCTAAAACGACGATGATCAAAGCGATCAATCAAGCATTGGAAGAAGAATTGAAACGTGATAAAAATGTTTTGGTATTTGGTGAAGATGTAGGCCAAAACGGTGGTGTTTTTCGGGCGACTGACGGTCTTCAAGCTAAAGTAGGCAAAGAACAAGTCTTTGATACTCCGTTGGCAGAATCTGGGATCGGTGGACTAGCTTTAGGACTAGCTTTAACTGGTTTTCGTCCAATACCTGAGATCCAGTTTTTTGGGTTTGTTTTTGAAGTTATGGATGAGATCGCCGCCCAGATCTCGCGGACTCATTTTCGCCTTGGAGGTACACGTAAGATGCCAGTGACGATCAGAGCACCGTTTGGTGGGGGAGTCCACACGCCCGAACTCCACTCAGATAGTTTAGAAGGGTTAGTGGCACAAACTCCAGGTCTGAAGGTCGTGATCCCCAGTGATCCTTATGATGCCAAAGGTCTTTTGATCGCAGCGATCCGTTCAGATGACCCGATTGTCTTTTTAGAACATATGAAATTGTATCGTTCTTTCAAACAAGAAGTCCCAGCTGAAGCTTATACAGTTCCGTTAGATAAAGCAGCTGTTAAACGTGAAGGCCATGATGTAACGCTCATCACGTATGGTTACATGGTCCATGAAAGTTTACGTGCCGCAGATGAGTTGGCTAAAGAAGGGATCGAAGCAGAAGTGGTCGATCTCCGAACTATTTCACCGTTAGATGAAGAAACGATCTTAGCCTCGGTCAAACGAACACACCGAGTTGTTTTAGTGCAAGAAGCGCAAAGACAGGCAGGTGTCAATGGGCAAGTTGCAGCTTTGATCGCTGAAAAAGGGATCTTAGAACTAGAAGCCCCGATCGGTCGTGTCGATGCCCCAGATACGCCATATCCATTTAGTGAAGCCGAAGAAAGCTGGTTACCAAATAAAAATGATATCGTAACAAAAGTCAAAGAGATCGTTAATTTCTAA
- a CDS encoding dihydrolipoamide acetyltransferase family protein, producing the protein MSKYQFKLPDIGEGIAEGVIGEWHVKVGDEVKEDGDLVQIENDKSVEEIPSPIAGKVTAILVQAGETAEVGDPLIELEVAEGKGNVTDDQTPVAKVGSATEDAKTQVPTKEEIPAKESTKAFPVLAMPAVRKYAREVGVDLATLKGTGRHGQILRTDVEQALTNTPTNPVTKEVAPAMETKVKTAIVSSVLNGGSSEWPETSEKMSPVRKATAKAMTRSVSQIPHVHVFDEVNVDKLWDHRQKYKALAAERGVHLTFMAYVVKALAIVMREFPVFNSSVDMQAQTINYKDYINVGIATDTEHGLFVPNVKHADHLSLFGLAKQISENTAKAKENKLSRADMEHTGMSITNIGSVGGGFFTPIINWPEVAILGMGKIMPEPVVVDDEIKVARILKLSLAFDHRAIDGATAQKAVNRLKELLEEPELLLMEG; encoded by the coding sequence ATGAGTAAATATCAATTTAAATTACCAGATATCGGAGAAGGGATCGCCGAAGGAGTCATTGGTGAATGGCATGTCAAAGTTGGTGATGAAGTCAAAGAAGATGGTGATCTTGTGCAGATCGAGAATGATAAATCGGTCGAAGAGATCCCAAGTCCGATCGCAGGCAAAGTTACAGCGATCTTAGTTCAAGCAGGAGAGACAGCAGAGGTCGGCGATCCTTTGATCGAGTTAGAAGTAGCTGAAGGTAAAGGAAATGTCACAGATGATCAAACTCCAGTCGCAAAAGTAGGCTCAGCCACAGAGGATGCAAAGACTCAAGTGCCAACAAAAGAAGAGATACCTGCAAAAGAAAGTACTAAAGCTTTTCCAGTCTTAGCGATGCCGGCTGTGCGTAAATATGCGCGCGAAGTAGGGGTCGATCTAGCTACGCTCAAAGGGACTGGACGTCACGGGCAGATCTTACGGACAGATGTTGAGCAAGCGTTAACGAATACGCCGACAAATCCAGTAACAAAAGAAGTAGCACCGGCAATGGAAACAAAAGTAAAAACTGCTATTGTGTCGAGTGTTTTGAACGGTGGCAGTTCAGAATGGCCTGAAACAAGTGAAAAGATGTCGCCAGTCCGTAAGGCTACTGCTAAAGCGATGACACGCTCGGTCTCACAGATCCCACATGTCCATGTTTTTGATGAAGTTAATGTCGATAAACTATGGGATCATCGGCAAAAATATAAGGCTTTGGCTGCCGAACGGGGCGTACATTTGACCTTTATGGCATATGTGGTCAAAGCTTTAGCGATCGTAATGCGTGAATTTCCAGTCTTTAATAGTTCTGTCGATATGCAAGCCCAAACGATCAATTATAAAGATTACATCAATGTCGGGATCGCTACTGATACAGAGCATGGACTGTTTGTTCCTAATGTCAAGCATGCGGATCATTTGAGCCTTTTTGGGCTCGCAAAACAGATCAGTGAAAATACGGCTAAAGCAAAAGAAAATAAATTATCGCGTGCTGATATGGAACATACTGGGATGTCGATCACCAATATCGGTTCTGTCGGGGGCGGTTTCTTTACGCCGATCATCAATTGGCCTGAAGTTGCGATCTTAGGGATGGGCAAGATCATGCCTGAACCAGTCGTTGTTGACGATGAGATCAAGGTGGCACGGATCTTGAAATTATCGTTAGCTTTTGATCATCGGGCGATCGATGGTGCTACTGCACAAAAGGCAGTCAACCGTTTAAAGGAATTATTAGAAGAACCAGAATTATTATTGATGGAAGGATGA
- the lpdA gene encoding dihydrolipoyl dehydrogenase, translating to MVVGDFAIELDTVVVGAGPGGYVAAVHAAELGQKVTVVEREFIGGVCLNVGCIPSKALIEAAHHYQHAMHSQEMGLQVTAAKLDFNKTIEWKNSVVSKLTGGVATLFKKHQIDVVWGDAFLKDDHSLRVIDKEGHAQTYSFNNLIVATGSHPIEIKNFKFKGRVLDSTGALDLREVPKELVVVGGGYIGSELASAYANLGSHVTILEGGPMILANYEKDLVKVVEHHFSKQGVDIYTNALAKKAEQTDDEVKVTFEIEGKVHEVTADYVIVSVGRRPNTSEMGLEQAGVKLDERGLIPVDKQCRTNVSHIYAIGDVVAGYALAHKASYEGKVAAEAISGMKTIVDYRAMPAVCYTDTSIATTGLTLAEAKAEGFDAKKAQFPFAANGRAISMGKTDGFVRLVFENKTNVLLGAQIVGAHASDLISELTLAIEMGATTEDIALTIHPHPSLGEAVMDAADVALGFPTNI from the coding sequence ATGGTAGTGGGAGATTTTGCGATCGAATTAGATACAGTTGTTGTTGGCGCTGGTCCAGGGGGCTATGTCGCTGCGGTCCATGCAGCCGAATTAGGACAAAAAGTAACGGTCGTTGAACGCGAATTTATCGGGGGCGTTTGTTTGAATGTTGGTTGTATCCCTTCTAAGGCTTTGATCGAAGCGGCACACCACTATCAACATGCGATGCATTCACAAGAGATGGGGTTACAAGTAACAGCTGCTAAACTTGATTTCAATAAGACGATCGAATGGAAAAATAGTGTTGTTTCAAAATTGACTGGAGGCGTAGCTACGCTCTTTAAAAAACATCAGATCGATGTTGTTTGGGGTGATGCTTTCTTGAAAGATGATCATAGCCTACGGGTGATCGATAAAGAAGGACATGCGCAAACGTATAGTTTCAATAACTTGATCGTTGCTACTGGGAGCCACCCGATCGAGATCAAGAATTTTAAATTCAAAGGTCGCGTGTTAGACTCGACTGGGGCCCTTGATCTAAGAGAAGTGCCGAAAGAATTAGTCGTTGTTGGTGGGGGATATATTGGTTCTGAATTAGCCTCAGCCTATGCTAACTTAGGTTCACACGTAACGATCTTAGAAGGTGGACCGATGATCTTAGCTAACTATGAAAAAGATCTCGTGAAAGTCGTTGAACATCATTTTAGCAAGCAAGGTGTCGATATTTATACCAATGCTCTAGCGAAAAAAGCTGAGCAAACAGACGACGAAGTCAAAGTCACGTTTGAGATCGAAGGTAAAGTGCATGAAGTGACTGCTGACTATGTGATCGTTTCAGTCGGACGTCGCCCCAATACAAGTGAGATGGGCTTAGAACAAGCAGGAGTAAAATTAGATGAACGTGGTCTGATCCCAGTTGATAAACAATGTCGGACCAATGTCTCACATATTTATGCGATCGGCGATGTCGTCGCTGGTTATGCTTTAGCACATAAAGCTAGTTATGAAGGTAAAGTTGCAGCTGAAGCGATCTCTGGGATGAAAACGATCGTTGACTATCGTGCGATGCCAGCTGTTTGTTATACAGATACTTCGATCGCAACGACAGGTCTGACTTTAGCTGAAGCCAAAGCAGAAGGATTTGATGCGAAAAAAGCTCAATTTCCATTTGCAGCCAATGGACGGGCGATCTCGATGGGGAAAACAGATGGTTTTGTACGTCTAGTATTTGAAAATAAAACAAATGTCTTACTAGGAGCGCAGATCGTTGGGGCTCATGCAAGTGACCTGATCAGCGAATTGACACTTGCGATCGAAATGGGTGCAACGACAGAAGATATCGCCTTGACGATCCACCCACATCCATCTTTAGGCGAAGCTGTGATGGATGCGGCTGACGTTGCCTTGGGGTTTCCGACAAATATTTAA
- a CDS encoding lipoate--protein ligase: MQYVVMPSDDIRTNLATEQYLMKSGKLEAPFMLFYIERPCIIVGRNQNTLEEIDQKYCEEHQITITRRLSGGGAMYQDLGNLCFSFVVSAKDQKFGDFKTLVNPVVKALHAMGATGAKVTGRNDIVIEGKKFSGNAMYTKGDKTFSHGTLMFDVDTEAVTNALKVPKDKIESKGIKSVRSRVTNIKPYLAPKYQELDTYAFRDELIKHIWGVASLKEAQAFEYHLDEADQAAIKQLEQELYKNWDWVYGRSPKFTVQKRKRFTGGTLDARYFIEHGKITFCKIYGDFFGKGDVSDVEQALVGCKYTPKALQAALATFDLEHYFAGIDQKQVRELLTVQT; this comes from the coding sequence ATGCAATATGTTGTAATGCCGTCTGACGATATCAGAACAAATTTAGCAACAGAACAATATTTGATGAAAAGTGGCAAGTTAGAGGCGCCGTTTATGTTGTTTTATATCGAAAGACCATGTATCATCGTGGGTCGCAACCAAAATACGTTAGAAGAGATCGATCAAAAGTACTGTGAGGAGCACCAGATCACAATTACTAGGCGGTTATCTGGTGGTGGCGCGATGTATCAAGATCTAGGAAACTTATGTTTTAGTTTTGTCGTTTCTGCCAAAGATCAAAAATTTGGTGACTTTAAAACTTTAGTCAACCCAGTCGTTAAAGCTCTTCATGCGATGGGAGCGACTGGTGCCAAAGTGACAGGGCGAAATGACATCGTGATCGAAGGAAAGAAATTTTCTGGTAATGCGATGTACACTAAAGGAGATAAGACTTTTTCACATGGAACGTTGATGTTTGATGTTGATACTGAAGCGGTCACAAATGCACTTAAAGTGCCAAAAGATAAGATCGAATCAAAGGGGATCAAGTCAGTGCGTTCACGGGTGACAAATATCAAACCTTATTTAGCACCTAAATATCAAGAGTTAGACACATATGCTTTTCGAGATGAATTGATCAAACATATTTGGGGCGTAGCTTCGCTTAAAGAAGCTCAAGCCTTTGAATATCATTTAGATGAAGCTGATCAAGCTGCGATCAAACAGCTTGAACAAGAACTTTACAAAAATTGGGATTGGGTCTACGGACGCTCGCCTAAATTTACCGTCCAAAAACGGAAACGTTTCACTGGCGGAACACTCGATGCACGCTATTTCATCGAACATGGGAAGATAACTTTTTGTAAGATCTACGGTGACTTCTTTGGAAAGGGTGACGTGAGTGATGTTGAGCAAGCTTTAGTCGGATGTAAATATACCCCTAAAGCGCTTCAAGCAGCATTAGCAACGTTCGACTTGGAGCACTATTTTGCAGGAATAGATCAAAAACAAGTCAGAGAACTGCTGACAGTTCAAACTTAA